One Dehalobacter sp. genomic region harbors:
- a CDS encoding UbiX family flavin prenyltransferase translates to MKILVAITGATGVIYGVRLLEVLKETEHHVSLIMSGWAKETLSLETDYAVGYVQSLADKVYDHNDLAAAVASGSYGIEATIVAPCSMKTLSGIANGYSDNLIVRASDVALKERRPLLLMVRETPLSSIHLKNMTTVTEAGGILIPPVPAFYHRPKTIDDIVNQSVGKVLDLLRVPHNLYERWRSDQ, encoded by the coding sequence ATGAAAATTCTTGTTGCAATAACCGGTGCCACCGGGGTGATCTACGGCGTACGTCTATTGGAAGTCCTCAAAGAGACAGAGCATCATGTTTCGCTGATCATGAGCGGGTGGGCCAAAGAAACGCTCTCGCTGGAAACGGATTATGCTGTGGGTTACGTCCAATCTTTAGCAGACAAAGTATACGACCATAACGACTTAGCTGCCGCCGTTGCCAGCGGTTCTTACGGGATCGAGGCGACCATTGTCGCGCCTTGCAGTATGAAGACTCTGTCCGGGATTGCGAATGGCTACAGCGATAATCTGATTGTCCGCGCTTCCGACGTGGCCTTGAAAGAGCGGCGTCCTCTCTTATTGATGGTCAGAGAGACACCGCTTTCGTCCATTCATCTGAAAAATATGACGACCGTAACAGAAGCGGGCGGCATACTCATCCCGCCCGTACCGGCTTTTTACCACCGGCCCAAAACCATTGACGATATTGTAAATCAAAGTGTCGGCAAGGTGTTGGATTTGTTGAGAGTTCCTCATAATCTCTATGAAAGATGGAGAAGTGACCAATGA
- a CDS encoding amino acid permease, producing the protein MKKKHKGLSVWQLTMMALGTVIGGSFFLGSSVAINAAGPSIIVSFILGGVIVYFILFALSEMTVANPDVGSFRTFAAQTFGKGTGFVVGWVYWAGMVLAMSSEATAVSILMREWVPNISIAGLGSLIIVSVTLLNLLGADKLSKLESGLAAVKLLALASFIIIALLLIMGLFSTVSQIGVGELVREPLMPAGIKGIAGSMLIVIFSYAGFEIIGLAASEADNPTKTIPKAISHTVLILVGFYIVSIAVLLPLIPTSSLSEKFSPMVAALDRWGISWAGNAINFVLITAILSTMLAAMFGLGRMMRSLAEEGQAPRWLKDRRNVPYRGILISGLAMLAGLGIGLMLPSVYLFLISSGGFALLFTYAVIMATHLRFRKKYGCPPSGKCQMPLYPYSSWIVFLSLIMIIISMPFISGQGTGLIAGIIMIAVFYVLYMFLTRINKLQTNNANRANNKRLNNNTCKTKLSVEFSRDLIEKVDSQADRKQECQPRKDELP; encoded by the coding sequence ATGAAGAAAAAACATAAGGGATTATCTGTTTGGCAGCTTACAATGATGGCTTTGGGAACAGTAATCGGAGGCTCCTTTTTTTTGGGCTCATCGGTAGCGATTAATGCTGCAGGACCTTCAATTATCGTTTCCTTTATTCTTGGCGGAGTCATCGTTTATTTTATCCTTTTTGCATTGTCGGAAATGACGGTTGCAAATCCTGATGTCGGCTCCTTTCGTACTTTTGCAGCCCAAACCTTTGGGAAAGGAACCGGTTTTGTAGTTGGTTGGGTATATTGGGCTGGGATGGTTTTGGCTATGTCCAGTGAGGCTACTGCTGTATCGATCCTGATGCGCGAATGGGTTCCCAATATATCCATAGCCGGATTGGGAAGCTTAATTATTGTAAGCGTCACGCTGCTAAATTTATTGGGAGCTGATAAATTAAGTAAGCTCGAGAGTGGTCTGGCTGCCGTTAAGCTATTAGCCCTGGCTTCGTTTATTATCATCGCCTTACTTTTAATCATGGGATTATTTTCGACTGTTTCCCAAATAGGTGTCGGAGAATTAGTCAGGGAACCTTTGATGCCGGCGGGAATAAAAGGGATAGCAGGGAGTATGCTTATCGTCATATTTTCCTATGCGGGTTTTGAAATCATCGGACTGGCTGCTTCGGAAGCTGACAATCCAACAAAAACGATTCCCAAAGCAATTTCCCATACAGTATTAATTCTAGTAGGATTTTATATTGTCTCTATTGCTGTGCTGCTTCCGTTAATCCCGACCTCCAGTCTGAGTGAAAAATTCAGTCCCATGGTAGCTGCGCTTGATAGATGGGGAATCAGCTGGGCGGGCAACGCCATTAACTTTGTACTCATAACAGCGATACTTTCTACCATGTTGGCAGCGATGTTTGGTCTGGGCAGAATGATGCGTTCTCTTGCCGAAGAAGGCCAGGCACCCAGGTGGTTAAAGGACCGGAGAAACGTCCCGTATCGGGGAATACTGATTTCTGGTTTAGCCATGCTTGCGGGATTGGGCATTGGTCTTATGCTCCCAAGTGTGTACTTATTTTTGATAAGCTCTGGTGGGTTTGCTTTGTTATTTACGTATGCGGTAATTATGGCGACTCACTTACGCTTTCGAAAAAAATATGGGTGTCCGCCATCAGGGAAGTGTCAGATGCCTTTATACCCTTATTCTAGCTGGATTGTTTTTCTGAGTCTGATCATGATTATCATCAGTATGCCATTTATCTCCGGGCAGGGAACAGGACTTATTGCCGGGATAATCATGATTGCTGTGTTTTATGTCCTCTATATGTTTCTAACTAGGATCAATAAACTACAAACAAATAACGCTAATAGAGCCAATAATAAACGATTAAACAATAATACCTGTAAAACGAAACTATCCGTCGAATTCTCCAGAGATTTAATAGAAAAAGTGGATTCTCAGGCAGACAGAAAGCAAGAATGCCAGCCAAGAAAGGACGAATTACCTTAA
- the fdhD gene encoding formate dehydrogenase accessory sulfurtransferase FdhD, whose translation MNAADEGIVYEEFEVVEIQRENDAIVMKEAVRKVIAEVSLKMIVNGQELVSVLCLNRHHEELALGFLYNEGVIGSYEDIESIEYNEKMLAVLIELREGIVIDRRESLRSITSGCGKCYTYINPLKKTQYAVSTNKSTFSAGNILTIMDKFIEQSEIFHTIGGVHSVLFYADGFEVLNEDIGRHNCFDKMTGILMKANKMELAANGMVFISGRLTSEMLMKMIRLGAPVVVSKSTPTTATIRLAREHNITLLGYVRGGKGTVYACPERLADTSDSQI comes from the coding sequence ATGAATGCTGCTGACGAAGGAATCGTCTACGAAGAATTTGAGGTAGTAGAAATCCAAAGAGAAAATGATGCCATTGTGATGAAAGAAGCGGTGAGAAAGGTCATCGCCGAAGTGTCCCTTAAAATGATAGTCAATGGACAGGAGCTTGTTTCCGTTCTCTGTCTGAACCGGCACCACGAGGAGTTGGCCCTGGGTTTTCTATATAATGAGGGTGTTATTGGTTCTTATGAAGATATTGAAAGCATCGAATACAATGAGAAAATGCTGGCAGTGCTGATTGAACTTAGAGAAGGAATCGTCATTGACAGACGCGAAAGTCTGAGAAGCATCACTTCCGGCTGTGGCAAGTGTTATACCTACATTAATCCGCTGAAAAAGACGCAGTACGCCGTCAGCACGAACAAATCCACTTTTTCCGCAGGAAATATCTTGACAATCATGGATAAGTTCATTGAGCAGTCTGAGATCTTTCATACGATTGGCGGCGTCCACAGTGTCTTATTTTACGCTGACGGATTTGAAGTGCTAAATGAAGACATTGGCCGGCACAACTGCTTCGATAAAATGACAGGAATACTGATGAAGGCAAACAAGATGGAGCTAGCCGCAAATGGCATGGTTTTTATCAGCGGCAGACTTACTTCGGAAATGCTCATGAAAATGATCAGGCTTGGAGCACCCGTGGTAGTTTCCAAATCGACGCCCACAACAGCGACCATCAGGCTTGCCCGGGAACATAACATTACACTTCTCGGCTATGTCAGAGGAGGCAAAGGTACTGTTTATGCCTGCCCGGAAAGGCTGGCTGACACCTCCGATAGCCAAATCTAA
- a CDS encoding HD-GYP domain-containing protein, with the protein MKEYYNALNEGKITRQAIIGLGENSIRKNYYPELKEKLLDLEHINIRNKALMAAIQDIMLVSDSDGHISPFAVSNKKDDPLTLEILRNNEIVRRLQEAIYQVVQKREMVTCDFRLKYQGRDYYFESRIHISEINEILILVRDMTERTLMEMQLREMAERESLTKLYKRHCLINKLAEFRGKGFEKLTVLLFDIDGLKIINDTFGNLKGDEVIVSVARIIHDHFRLIGYIARIGGDEFCVIVEGLSSQEIEQQLKQMNKMLHKYNEQTDALKISLSSGYSFHKTGIVNTEWMFQEANNNMYQNKLLKESSNRNDLVKTLMRALEAKDYITEGHAERMGELATQMGVALRLPQSKLDRIRLLTKFHDIGKVGIPDRILCKPSKLNEEEWKVMKTHCGIGERIAAESSELKSIAHLILKHHERWDGKGYPLGLKAGEIPIECRILSIVDTFDAMTNDRPYREALSEAEAIKEIVSCSRTQFDPNLVLLFKEIIEKSS; encoded by the coding sequence ATGAAAGAATATTACAATGCTTTAAATGAGGGAAAAATAACAAGGCAAGCCATCATTGGTCTCGGGGAAAATTCGATTCGCAAAAATTACTATCCCGAGCTGAAGGAAAAGTTATTGGATCTTGAGCATATTAATATTCGGAACAAAGCTTTGATGGCCGCGATTCAGGACATTATGCTGGTCAGCGATTCAGATGGCCATATTTCGCCATTTGCCGTCTCCAATAAAAAGGACGATCCTTTAACACTAGAGATCTTAAGGAATAACGAAATTGTTCGGAGATTACAGGAGGCAATTTATCAGGTTGTTCAGAAACGGGAGATGGTCACCTGTGATTTTAGGTTAAAGTACCAGGGACGGGACTACTATTTTGAATCGCGAATTCACATCTCAGAGATTAATGAAATCTTAATACTGGTTCGGGATATGACCGAAAGAACCCTAATGGAAATGCAGTTAAGGGAGATGGCGGAAAGAGAAAGCCTGACAAAGCTATATAAACGGCACTGTTTAATCAACAAACTGGCTGAATTCCGTGGAAAAGGCTTCGAAAAGCTCACCGTGCTGCTCTTTGATATTGATGGGTTGAAAATTATTAATGATACTTTTGGAAATCTGAAAGGGGATGAAGTGATTGTATCCGTAGCCCGGATTATTCATGACCACTTCAGATTGATTGGGTATATCGCCCGTATTGGCGGAGATGAATTTTGCGTGATTGTCGAGGGACTCTCCAGCCAGGAGATTGAGCAGCAACTTAAACAGATGAATAAAATGCTGCATAAATATAATGAACAAACAGATGCATTGAAGATCTCGCTGTCTTCGGGCTATTCTTTCCATAAGACAGGTATTGTCAATACAGAATGGATGTTTCAGGAAGCAAATAACAACATGTATCAAAATAAATTATTGAAGGAATCCAGCAACCGGAACGATTTGGTCAAGACCCTGATGAGAGCGCTGGAAGCGAAGGACTATATTACCGAGGGCCATGCGGAACGGATGGGTGAGCTTGCAACCCAAATGGGTGTAGCGCTGCGGCTGCCTCAAAGTAAACTCGACCGGATCAGGTTGCTTACCAAATTTCACGATATCGGTAAAGTGGGAATTCCAGATAGGATCCTGTGTAAACCTTCCAAGCTGAACGAGGAGGAGTGGAAGGTCATGAAAACGCATTGCGGGATCGGGGAAAGAATTGCGGCCGAATCCTCAGAATTAAAGAGTATTGCACACCTGATTCTGAAACACCATGAAAGGTGGGACGGAAAAGGTTATCCTTTAGGATTGAAAGCAGGGGAGATACCGATCGAATGCAGAATTTTAAGTATTGTTGATACCTTTGATGCGATGACAAATGACCGGCCGTATCGTGAAGCACTGTCTGAAGCTGAGGCAATCAAGGAAATCGTATCATGTTCCCGAACGCAGTTTGATCCGAATTTGGTTCTCTTGTTCAAAGAGATTATTGAGAAATCATCATAA
- a CDS encoding iron-containing alcohol dehydrogenase: MGSKAFLDRDCDLIIAIGGGSVMDCAKCISILVANGGNILDHEGVDEVNLPGPPLICIPSTAGTAADVSQFAINPKKLTKQEVKAIYERILQCFK; the protein is encoded by the coding sequence TTGGGGAGCAAAGCCTTTCTGGATCGGGATTGTGATCTCATTATCGCTATCGGCGGCGGTAGTGTCATGGATTGCGCGAAGTGCATCAGCATACTGGTAGCCAACGGCGGAAATATTCTGGATCATGAAGGTGTCGATGAAGTCAATTTGCCGGGACCGCCGCTGATTTGTATCCCGAGTACGGCTGGAACGGCAGCAGATGTATCTCAGTTTGCCATTAACCCAAAAAAACTCACGAAGCAAGAGGTTAAAGCAATTTATGAAAGAATATTACAATGCTTTAAATGA
- a CDS encoding ferritin-like domain-containing protein: MAQSKLVEDIYISKVLERSSYIEQQHVDNIAAQIRKYGSEPTILGDIISPLLGKTAGNITAAFGIVSLLKADILLERKAMSDYKDLILKIGKDHTLFSVLWANLVDEDLHTAWFLNKVQELEACR; encoded by the coding sequence ATGGCGCAAAGTAAATTGGTCGAAGATATCTATATCAGCAAAGTATTGGAACGGTCATCTTATATTGAACAGCAGCATGTCGATAACATTGCCGCCCAAATACGGAAATACGGTAGCGAACCGACCATTTTAGGGGATATTATTTCCCCGCTCCTGGGAAAGACCGCCGGGAATATCACTGCTGCGTTTGGAATAGTTTCCCTGCTAAAAGCCGATATTCTTCTGGAGAGAAAAGCAATGAGTGATTATAAAGACTTGATTTTAAAAATCGGAAAAGATCATACGTTGTTTTCTGTCCTGTGGGCCAATCTAGTTGACGAAGATCTGCACACGGCCTGGTTTTTAAATAAAGTTCAGGAACTAGAGGCCTGCCGCTAA
- a CDS encoding DUF2284 domain-containing protein, whose translation MNKIDYQNNDYDFLLKVKAEQQTAAILQKAMACDIFTAIEEGKSFGDLTNCLHLDEKGTFLFLDVLDKMGLIIRKEGYLCNAPVSAKYLTATSPFFSLDALKSGKISGIFIAEKLLPMLASFRGNVLFEGFSADIFSPLIQKFMLEQCKEISFDDQSPYELIITGENYEKHAESIIHNGIIGVMGAFSGEYSLNTAMNLYHNYLNENDLQQKDSSMFSVNILSEKDVAAFFTKKQMHQTPLLPLTRDISVIFASKNKHKLEELAITKEAQIYARLKRLPIQSITMINPQDVVTAHWAKDHCRYGCSSYGEKCCPPNSPSYEETRVKLDGYTKAFLIEGQPPTSDFQKLMLNAEKLAFKHGFYKAFSFWAGPCHICSECKPPASPKKCTVTRPSMESAGIDVFATVSKQGFTMRTLKDKQEFVKYFGLLLLE comes from the coding sequence ATGAACAAAATTGATTATCAAAACAATGACTATGACTTTTTATTGAAGGTCAAAGCGGAACAGCAAACAGCAGCGATTCTTCAGAAGGCGATGGCATGTGATATTTTTACCGCGATTGAAGAAGGTAAATCTTTCGGTGATCTGACCAATTGCCTTCATCTCGATGAGAAAGGAACGTTTCTTTTCCTCGACGTTTTAGACAAAATGGGTCTAATCATTAGGAAAGAAGGCTATCTGTGCAATGCCCCCGTCAGCGCAAAATATCTTACGGCAACAAGTCCTTTTTTTAGCCTGGACGCTTTAAAAAGCGGTAAAATCAGCGGCATCTTTATCGCGGAAAAACTTTTGCCCATGTTAGCATCTTTTAGGGGGAATGTCCTCTTTGAGGGATTTTCTGCTGATATTTTTTCTCCGTTAATTCAAAAGTTTATGTTGGAGCAATGTAAAGAAATTTCTTTTGATGATCAATCGCCTTATGAGCTGATTATCACAGGCGAAAATTACGAAAAACACGCGGAAAGCATTATCCATAACGGAATTATTGGTGTCATGGGGGCGTTTTCCGGGGAATACTCTTTAAACACTGCGATGAACTTATATCATAATTACCTTAATGAGAATGACCTTCAACAAAAAGACAGCTCTATGTTTTCGGTAAACATCCTTTCAGAGAAAGATGTGGCTGCATTTTTTACGAAAAAGCAGATGCATCAGACACCTTTATTACCCCTCACCCGTGATATTTCGGTGATTTTTGCATCCAAGAATAAGCACAAATTAGAGGAGCTGGCCATAACAAAAGAAGCGCAAATCTACGCAAGATTAAAAAGACTGCCCATTCAGTCCATCACGATGATCAATCCTCAGGATGTTGTTACGGCCCACTGGGCAAAAGATCATTGCCGTTACGGATGCTCCAGCTATGGGGAAAAGTGCTGTCCGCCAAATAGCCCTTCCTATGAGGAAACGAGGGTGAAATTAGACGGCTATACCAAAGCTTTTCTGATTGAAGGCCAGCCGCCGACAAGTGATTTTCAAAAACTAATGCTGAATGCAGAGAAATTAGCTTTTAAACATGGATTCTACAAAGCATTCTCTTTTTGGGCAGGACCATGCCATATTTGCAGCGAGTGCAAACCGCCAGCATCGCCCAAGAAGTGTACAGTGACCCGTCCCTCTATGGAAAGCGCCGGTATTGATGTTTTTGCCACTGTTTCTAAGCAAGGCTTTACAATGCGAACCTTAAAAGATAAACAGGAATTCGTTAAATACTTTGGACTGTTACTTCTGGAATAA
- a CDS encoding S1 family peptidase, producing MNKYLSQKAIDYLLSLNNVVGIGYGLKEVKGKLTDQKAIVVMVSRKVTQTELIRRHVVLKSIEGFVTDVIEVGKVSAHRIQEEGPIGEAEDNVSRKSSWRPAPGGVSIGHYKITAGTLGVVVYDNFTGKKLILSNNHVLANSTNGKDKRAKKGDPILQPGPLDGGTKRNDKIAKLYRYVPLKDNGFNVVDAAVAKPLRQGLVVPEILGIGTVQGKTLPQLGMLVKKSGRTTGLTSGIVQVIDAIIDVDYDGRILKFKNQIMVTAFDQGGDSGSLVLNEFNWAVGLLFAGSDTFTFVNPIDPVLDLLGVHL from the coding sequence ATGAATAAATATCTTAGTCAAAAAGCAATTGATTATCTTCTTTCGCTAAACAATGTGGTGGGAATCGGCTACGGACTAAAAGAGGTCAAAGGAAAACTGACTGATCAAAAGGCGATTGTCGTAATGGTAAGTCGGAAAGTAACGCAAACGGAGTTAATCAGACGACATGTTGTTCTAAAATCTATTGAAGGATTTGTTACCGATGTTATCGAGGTCGGGAAGGTCTCTGCTCATAGAATTCAGGAAGAAGGGCCAATTGGGGAAGCTGAAGATAATGTATCCCGCAAATCCAGCTGGCGGCCCGCGCCAGGAGGGGTAAGCATCGGCCACTATAAGATTACAGCCGGAACTCTTGGAGTTGTGGTTTATGACAATTTTACAGGCAAAAAACTGATTTTATCCAACAATCATGTCTTGGCCAATTCAACGAATGGTAAAGACAAACGAGCTAAAAAAGGTGATCCAATCCTTCAGCCCGGACCACTGGATGGCGGGACCAAGAGAAATGATAAAATTGCTAAACTTTACAGGTATGTTCCATTAAAAGACAACGGTTTCAATGTTGTTGATGCTGCTGTAGCGAAACCACTTAGACAAGGCCTCGTAGTTCCGGAAATTCTTGGCATTGGTACTGTCCAGGGTAAAACGCTGCCGCAATTAGGAATGCTGGTGAAAAAATCCGGACGTACGACGGGTTTGACCAGTGGTATCGTTCAAGTAATAGACGCCATTATTGATGTGGATTATGACGGACGGATTCTTAAATTTAAGAATCAAATTATGGTTACTGCCTTTGATCAAGGCGGGGATAGCGGTTCATTGGTCCTCAATGAGTTTAACTGGGCCGTCGGTTTATTATTTGCCGGGTCGGATACTTTCACTTTTGTAAATCCTATTGATCCAGTCTTAGATTTATTGGGTGTACACTTGTAA
- a CDS encoding hydantoinase B/oxoprolinase family protein, with protein MTRTTTEDMINRTVIANRLDSITKEMGLALEHSAHSPIFAEACDFACCICDRDGQLVSQLSGIPILATAGSFSVKSVLRKYPDSITNGDVFIINDPYDGGNHLPDIGIITPVFFEDNLMFFCVSRAHHGDIGGSTAGSYNPKATEIFQEGIRIPPTKLMRNNEFMGEILDLILINTRNPNMLKSDLLAQIGANKVAAKRILEMVEAYTPAVVNKAIAETLEQTEMLTKKRIREIPDGIYRATEYIDDDGFQEEPVKIEIAVKVEGERLLVDFAGTDPQVKGFINTSVVTATTASGIAVLWFLGDDIPRNDGAFRCIDVHLPKGSLVNPYEPAPMTLCTLTPASEMIGAIFQALNQAVPGRVPAGYTRYAGPSYYGTDPRNNRYYVGFSFCSTGSGGAMQGRDGKSYMSPMSNFGGVKTPDIESNEIQYPHITLYHEMETDTAGAGEYRGGAGMKYAFELYDEGSHIVNFGDGMKFAPYGLNGGNQGSLNKGFFVHQGESVVMASKEAPRRVAKGDQVILSSCGGGGWGKPLDRPVEKVYADVLDEIISIKTAKEIYGVVITETGIDYDKTNQFRNSKNGNKRV; from the coding sequence ATGACAAGGACAACGACGGAAGATATGATTAACCGCACCGTTATCGCCAATCGTCTCGATAGTATCACCAAAGAAATGGGACTCGCCTTGGAGCATTCCGCCCATTCCCCGATCTTCGCCGAAGCCTGTGACTTTGCTTGTTGTATTTGTGATCGAGACGGTCAATTGGTCTCTCAGTTAAGCGGTATTCCGATTTTGGCGACAGCAGGCTCCTTCAGCGTCAAATCTGTTTTGCGGAAATATCCGGATAGCATCACAAACGGTGATGTTTTTATCATCAATGATCCCTATGACGGTGGAAATCACCTGCCTGATATCGGAATCATTACCCCTGTCTTTTTTGAGGACAATTTAATGTTTTTCTGTGTCAGCCGCGCCCATCACGGGGATATCGGAGGTTCCACCGCGGGCAGCTATAATCCCAAGGCAACCGAAATATTTCAGGAAGGAATTCGGATTCCCCCGACAAAACTAATGCGCAACAACGAATTCATGGGTGAAATTTTAGATCTGATTTTAATCAATACCCGTAATCCCAACATGCTCAAAAGCGACCTCTTAGCCCAGATCGGCGCCAACAAAGTTGCTGCGAAGCGCATCCTGGAGATGGTGGAAGCTTATACGCCAGCTGTCGTGAACAAAGCCATTGCCGAAACCCTGGAACAAACCGAGATGCTCACGAAGAAGCGGATACGAGAGATTCCTGACGGTATTTACCGGGCGACCGAATACATTGATGATGACGGTTTTCAAGAAGAACCTGTTAAAATTGAGATTGCAGTGAAAGTAGAAGGCGAACGTCTTTTGGTTGATTTCGCAGGGACAGATCCGCAGGTCAAAGGCTTTATCAATACTTCAGTGGTCACAGCGACGACTGCTTCAGGTATTGCGGTACTTTGGTTTTTAGGCGACGATATTCCCAGAAATGATGGTGCCTTCCGCTGCATCGATGTCCATTTGCCTAAAGGATCTTTAGTAAATCCTTATGAACCGGCACCCATGACGCTTTGCACTTTAACTCCGGCCAGTGAAATGATCGGCGCCATTTTTCAGGCACTGAATCAAGCAGTCCCCGGAAGGGTTCCTGCGGGATATACGCGCTATGCAGGCCCTTCTTATTATGGCACCGATCCGAGGAATAACCGCTATTACGTTGGGTTTTCGTTTTGCTCGACCGGAAGCGGCGGCGCCATGCAAGGAAGAGACGGAAAATCCTATATGTCGCCCATGTCTAATTTCGGTGGTGTCAAAACGCCGGATATTGAATCCAACGAAATTCAATATCCGCACATCACCCTTTATCATGAAATGGAAACGGATACGGCCGGCGCCGGAGAATATCGCGGCGGAGCAGGGATGAAATATGCGTTTGAGCTATACGATGAAGGCAGCCATATCGTGAATTTTGGGGATGGGATGAAATTTGCGCCTTACGGTTTAAATGGCGGAAACCAAGGGAGTTTAAATAAAGGTTTTTTTGTTCATCAGGGGGAATCGGTCGTTATGGCAAGTAAAGAAGCGCCAAGACGTGTTGCCAAAGGTGATCAGGTCATTCTGAGTTCCTGCGGCGGCGGCGGATGGGGCAAACCGCTGGACCGCCCGGTAGAAAAGGTATATGCGGATGTTTTGGATGAGATTATCTCCATCAAAACGGCTAAAGAAATTTATGGTGTTGTCATAACTGAAACGGGAATTGATTATGATAAAACGAATCAATTCAGAAACAGTAAAAATGGGAATAAAAGAGTGTAA
- a CDS encoding hydroxylamine reductase, whose amino-acid sequence MSQMFCFQCEQTAGGKGCTNAGVCGKKPEVANKHDELTCTLIGLARAASGQKTAPETDALVMQSLFATVTNVNFDPQDFDAFIQKVTEEKNKLGGA is encoded by the coding sequence ATGTCTCAAATGTTCTGTTTTCAATGTGAACAAACTGCCGGCGGAAAAGGATGCACGAACGCAGGGGTCTGCGGAAAGAAACCGGAAGTGGCTAATAAGCATGATGAGCTTACTTGTACTCTGATTGGATTGGCCAGAGCGGCATCCGGTCAGAAAACTGCACCGGAAACAGATGCTTTGGTGATGCAGAGCCTGTTTGCCACAGTGACCAATGTTAATTTTGATCCTCAAGATTTTGATGCCTTCATACAAAAGGTAACTGAAGAGAAAAACAAACTTGGCGGGGCGG